A genome region from Schistocerca nitens isolate TAMUIC-IGC-003100 chromosome 4, iqSchNite1.1, whole genome shotgun sequence includes the following:
- the LOC126252194 gene encoding LOW QUALITY PROTEIN: 60S ribosomal protein L4-like (The sequence of the model RefSeq protein was modified relative to this genomic sequence to represent the inferred CDS: deleted 1 base in 1 codon) — protein sequence MVRTARPLISIHSDKNEPTGTTVALPSVFKAPIRPDVVNFIHDSMSKSHRQPYCVNKDAGHQTSAESWGTGRAVARIPRVRGGGTHRSGQGAFGNMCRGGRMFAPTKPWRRWHRKINVNQKRYAVVSAIAATGVPALIMSKGHMIQEVPEIPLVVEDKIQEYKKTKQAVIFLRRIKAWTDIQKVYKSRRFRPGKGKMRNRRRIQRRGPLIIYGKDQGLTKAFRNIPGVDLIDVTKLNLLKLAPGGHVGRFVIWTQSAFNQLDELYGSWRKAASLKKGYKLPMPKMANTDLSRLLKADEIKKVLRPPQKKVVRRVRKLNPLRHTRAMLKLNPYAAVLKRKAILTALKRKEDRDQLLAKKRGITLTPTPAETRRAKMLELRRAQIAKAKAARPKKEKKAKSSADTKPVAKKAVGKVAAKPKAVKPKAAAPAKK from the exons ATGGTCAGGACAGCTCGCCCTCTGATCAGTATACACAGCGATAAAAATGAACCCACTGGTACAACAGTTGCCTTACCATCGGTGTTCAAGGCACCTATAAGACCAGATGTCGTGAATTTTATCCATGATAGCATGAGCAAGAGTCACAGACAACCATACTGTGTTAACAAGGATGCAGGCCATCAGACAAGTGCAGAATCATGGGGAACTGGTCGTGCTGTTGCTCGTATTCCCCGTGTCCGTGGTGGTGGTACTCACCGTTCAGGACAAGGAGCTTTTGGTAACATGTGTCGTGGTGGGAGGATGTTTGCCCCCACTAAACCATGGCGCCGCTGGCATCGTAAGATAAACGTCAATCAAAAGAGATACGCGGTAGTGTCTGCCATTGCAGCTACTGGTGTTCCTGCT TTAATCATGTCTAAGGGTCACATGATACAGGAAGTTCCTGAAATCCCGTTGGTGGTTGAAgataaaattcaggaatacaagaaAACAAAGCAGGCCGTCATTTTTCTGCGTCGTATCAAAGCGTGGACTGACATTCAGAAGGTGTACAAATCCCGCAGATTTAGACCAGGGAAAGGGAAAATGAGGAACCGCCGCCGTATTCAGAGACGAGGCCCATTGATAATCTACGGAAAAGATCAGGGCCTTACAAAAGCCTTCCGCAACATTCCTGGTGTTGATCTTATTGATGTTACAAAATTGAACCTACTGAAGCTTGCGCCTGGTGGACATGTAGGACGGTTTGTTATTTGGACTCAGTCTGCATTTAATCAACTGGATGAATTATATGGCTCATGGCGTAAGGCTGCATCTCTGAAAAAGGGGTACAAATTGCCCATGCCAAAAATGGCTAATACTGATTTGTCACGTCTTCTGAAAGCTGATGAAATCAAGAAAGTTCTGAGGCCGCCACAGAAGAAAGTGGTCCGTCGTGTGAGGAAACTGAATCCGCTTAGACATACTCGTGCTATGTTGAAGTTGAATCCTTATGCCGCTGTGTTGAAGAGGAAGGCAATTCTTACTGCACTAAAGCGTAAAGAAGATAGGGACCAACTTCTTGCAAAGAAAAGGGGGATAACATTGACACCAACACCTGCTGAAACTAGGCGTGCTAAAATGCTGGAGTTGAGACGTGCACAAATTGCAAAGGCAAAAGCGGCTCGCCCAAAGAAGGAAAAGAAGGCCAAAAGTTCTGCAGATACCAAAcctgtggcaaaaaaggcagtaGGCAAGGTAGCTGCCAAACCTAAGGCTGTTAAACCCAAAGCTGCCGCTCCAGCAAAGAAATAA